The DNA sequence AGCCGGCGAACCAGGCGGCGGTGTCCTCCTCGGCGGTGCCGGTCTTGCCGGCGGCGGGGCGGCCTGCGGTCTGGGCGGCGGTGGCGGTGCCCTTGTCGACGACGCCGCGCAGGACGGAGGTGGTGGTGTCGGCGGCCTGGCGGCTGACGGCCTGGCGGGTGTGGCGGGCGGGCAGTTCGACGGTGCGGGTGCCGTGGGTGATCTTCTCGATCATGGTGTAGGCGCCGTGCCGGCCGTGGTTGGCGAGGGTGGCGTAGGCCTCGGCCATGTCGAGGACGCTGGCGGTGGCGACGCCGAGGGCGATGGAGGGGCCGGCGTCGTCGAGGCTGGGGGTGTTCTTGGACAGGCCCAGGTCGATGGCGGTGCGGCGGACCTCGTCGGGGCCGACGTCGACGGCCATCTGCGCGTAGACGGCGTTGACGGATTTGTCGGTGGCCTCGCGGACGGTGATCCTGCCGTAGTCGCGGTGGTCCTCGTTCTCGGGTGCGTAGTGGCCGCTCCAGCCCTGGACGGGGCGTTCGCTGGTGCCGTCGTAGACGGTGTTGGGGGTGATGGGGCGGCCGTCCTGGGTGCGGGAGCCGTTCTCGACGGCGGCGGTGAAGACGAACGGCTTGAAGGAGGAGCCGACCTGGAAGTCGCGGCGGGTGGCGTTGGGTGTGTACTGCTTGACGTAGTCGATGCCGTTGTACATGGCGACGACCTTGCCGGTCTTCGGGTCGATGGAGGCGCCGCCGGCGCGGACGTAGGTGTCGACCTTGCGGGCGTCGTGGTCGAGGCGGTCCATCAGGTTGTCGTTGACGGCGTCGACGAAGGCGTCCTGTTTGTCCTTGTGGAGGGTGGTGGTGATGCGGTAGCCGCCGGCGTCGAGGGCGGTCTCGTCGACGATGTCGTTCTCGGTGAGGTGGTTCTTGACGATGTCGACGATGTAGCCGCGCTGTCCGGAGAGGCCGGTGGGCAGGGTGGTCTTCTTCGGGACGGGGAATTCCATCGCGGCGCGGCGGGACCGGTCGAGCCAGCCTTCGTCGACCATGCCGTCGAGGACGTAGTTCCAGCGGCGTTCGACGGCGTCGCGGTTCTCGGGGTGGGTGATGACGTCGTACTGGCTGGGGGCGTTGACGAGGGCGGCGAGGTAGGCGGCGCGGCCGGCGTCGAGCCGGGAGGCGTCGATGCCGTAGTAGGCGTGGGCGGCGGCCTGGATGCCGTAGGCGCCGCGGCCGAAGAAGCTGGTGTTGAGGTAGCCCTCGAGGATCTGGTCCTTGCTCTGTTCGCGGTCGAGCTTGATGGAGATGAAGAACTCCTTCACCTTGCGGGTGATGGTCTGTTCCTGGCGCAGGTAGTAGTTCTTCACGTACTGCTGGGTGATGGTGGATCCGGACTGTTTGCCCTTGCCGGTGGCGGTGTTCCAGGCGGCGCGGATCATGGCCTGCGGGTCGATGGCGGACTCGGTGTAGAAGTCGCGGTCCTCGGCGGCGAGGACGGCGTGCTGGGCGTCCTTCGAGATCTGGGCGAGGGTGACGTTCTCCCGGTTGACCTCGCCGTCGCGGGCGATGACGGAGCCGTCGGCGTAGAGGTAGACGTTGGCCTGCTGGGTGGCGAGGGCGTTGGCGGCGGGGATCCGTACGAGGTGGTAGCCGAGGAAGAAGCCGCCGATGACGAGCAGGGAGGCGATGAGGAGGCTGCCGAGTGCGGTCCGCCAGGTGGGGACGAGGCGGCGCCATCCGGTGCGCCGGGGGGTGCGTCCCGTGGTGCCCCGGCGGGGGGCGGCCGCTCGGGGCTGTCTGGGTGCCCAGCCCCGGTGGGGCTGCTGCGGCTGCGGCTCGTCGCTCATGTCGTGCACGGACTCCTGTTCCGCCTCGTTCGCCTGGTTCGTGGCGTTCGTCGTTGTACGCGTGGTCTGTTCCCCTTATTCAAGACTGTCCCATCCGGTGGTGCGTTCTTCGGTGACGGCGCGCGTCGCGCACCCGTCCGGCTTCTCACACGCATGGCCCCGCGGGGCTGCTCGCGCGGCGGGGGCGGGGAGGTAATTGCGTGGCAGTGGGTGCGGGGGACGCACTAGGCTCCTGCGCTTCGGTGCCGGTGCGGAGGAGGGTGGTGGGCGTGGGCTCGGCGCGGCTGTATCTGGCCGTCGCGGTGGGGGGTTTCCGGCGGTACGCGTCGTACCGGGCGGCCACCGCGGCCGGGGTGTTCACCAACACGGTGTTCGGGCTGATCCTCGTGTACACGTATCTGGCGCTGTGGGAGGAGCGGCCGGGGCTCGGCGGGTACGACCAGGCGCAGGCGGTGACGTACGTGTGGCTGGGGCAGTGCCTGTACGCGACGCTGGCCATTCAGGGGGGCGGTGCGGAGAAGGATCTGATGGGGCGGATCCGCACCGGTGAGATCGCGGTCGACCTGTACCGGCCGGTCGATCTGCAACTGTGGTGGCTGGCCGGTGATCTGGGGCGGGCGCTGTTCCAGATGCTGGGGCGGGGGGTGGTCCCGTTCCTGTTCGGCTGGCTGTTCTTCCCGATGGCGTTGCCGTCGGAGGTGTCCGTGTGGGGGGCGTTCACGGTCGCGCTGCTGCTGGCGGCGGTGGTGAGCTTCGCGATCCGTTATCTGGCGGCCCTGTGTGCGTTCTGGCTGATGGACGGCATGGGCATCAGTCAGGTGGTGATGATCACGGGGGTGTTCTTCTCGGGGATGGTGCTGCCGCTGAACGCGTTCCCGGGGGTGTACGGCGATGTGGTGCGGGTGCTGCCGTGGGCGGCGCAGATCCAGGTGCCGGCGGATGTGCTGATGGGGGAGACGGAGCCGTGGGGGGCGTTCGCGTTCCAGGCGGCGTGGGCGGTGGCGCTGCTGGCGCTGGGGCGGTTGGTGCAGTCGGCGGCGACGCGTCGGGTGGTGGTGCAGGGTGGGTGAGCGGAGCGCCGTCGTCGAGGGGGTGCGGGCGTACGGGCTGATCGCGGGGATGTGGGTGCGGGCGGGGATGACCTACCGTGCGTCGTTCGTCGCGACGCTGGTCGGCAACCTGGTGATGACCGGCATGGACTTCGTGGGGATCCTGCTGATGTTCTCGCAGGTCGATTCGCTGGGCGGCTGGTCGTTGCCCGAGGTCGCCCTGTTGTACGGGTTGTCGGTGACGTCGTTCGGGATCGCCGATCTGCTGCTGGGGTCGATGGACGTGCTGGGGGCCCGGATGCGGGACGGCTCGTTCGACACGCTGCTGGTGCGTCCGGTGCCGGTGCTCGCGCAGGTCGGCGCGGACCGTTTCGCGCTGCGCCGGCTGGGCCGGGTGGTGCAGGGGTCGGTGGTGCTGGGCTGGGCGCTGGTGGCGGTGGAGGCCGACTGGAGCGTGTCGAAGGTGCTGCTGGTGCCGGTGATGGTGCTCAGCGGTGCGGCCATCTTCTCGGCGGTCTTCGTGGCGGGGGCGGCCTTCCAGATCTTCGCGCAGGACGCGGCCGAGGTGCAGAACGCGTTCACGTACGGCGGGACGACGCTGTTGCAGTATCCGCCGAGCGTGTTCGGGAAGGACCTGGTGCGCGGGGCGACGTTCGTGCTGCCGCTGGCGTTCGTGAACTGGGTGCCGGCCGCCCACATCCTGGGGCGGCCGTATCCGGTCGGTCTGCCGTCGTGGGCGGCGTTCGTGTCGCCGCTGGTGGCGGTGGTGTGCTGTGCGCTGGCGGCTCTGGCGTGGCGGGTGGGGCTCAGGTCGTACCGGAGTACGGGGAGTTAGTGGGCGGATGATGGATCCTGGGCGGACGATGGACCCCTTCATTGAACTGGACGGCGTCGAGAAGGTCTTCGACGTGCGCAGGAAGACCGGCTTCCTGAAGCGGGAGCGGCACCGGGTGCGGGCGGTGGACTCGATCTCGTTCTCGGTGGCGCGGGGTGAGATGGTCGGCTACATCGGGCCGAACGGTGCCGGGAAGTCGACGACGATCAAGATGCTGACCGGGATCCTGACGCCGAGCGGTGGCCGGCTGCGGGTCGCCGGGATCGATCCCTCGCGTGAGCGGACGCGGCTGGCGCACCGGATCGGGGTGGTGTTCGGGCAGCGGACGACGCTGTGGTGGGACCTGCCGCTGATCGACTCGTACCGGCTGGTGCACCGCATGTACCGCATTCCGGCCGCGCGCTACCGCGAGAACCTGGACCGGATGGTGGAACTCCTGGATCTGGGCGAGCTGTTGGACGTGCCGGTGCGTCAGCTGTCGCTGGGTCAGCGGATGCGCGGGGACATCGCGGCGGCGCTGCTGCACGATCCGGAGGTGCTGTACCTGGACGAGCCGACGATCGGCCTGGACGTCATCTCCAAGACCAGGGTGCGGGAGTTCCTGCGGGGGTTGAACGCCGAGCGGGCCACGACGGTGCTGCTGACCACGCACGACCTTCAGGACATCGAGCAGTTGTGTTCGCGGGTGATGGTCATCGACCACGGCCGGCTGGTGTACGACGGTGCGCTCGCCGGGCTGCACGAGGCGGGGGAGAGCGAGCGGATCCTGGTGGTGGACCTGGAGCGGGAGCTTCCGCCGATTGCGGCGCCGTCGCCGGCGCGGGTGGTGCGGGTGGAGGGGCCGCGGCAGTGGCTGGCGTTCCCGGCGTCGGCGTCGGCGGCGGGCCTCGTGGCGCGGATCGCGGCGGAGTATCCGCTGGTCGACCTGTCGGTGCGGGAGCCGGACATCGAGGCGGTCATCGCGAAGATGTACGCGGAGCGGCGGGCGGGGCGGCCCGTCGCGTAGGCGTCGTTGTGCGTAGCCGGGCGGCGGGGGCAACTCGTAGGCTGCTGGGTATGACCGACGACGCTGCCGCCCGGGACCTCCGCGCCTCCGACGCCGACCGTGAACGGGTCGCCGAGATCCTGCGGGACGCCCTCGCGGAGGGCCGTCTCGACATGGAGGAGTTCGAGGAGCGGCTGGACGCGACGTACAGGGCGCGGACGTACGGGGAGCTGACGCCGATCACGCGCGATCTGCCGGGTCACGGCACGGCGGCGGTGCCCGCGGTGTCCCTGACGAAGGACCCGCAGGGGGGCGGTGACTGGGGGGAGCGGATCGTCGGCGGTGACGAGGGCACGTCGACGTGGGCCGTGGCCGTGATGTCGGGCTTCCAGCGCAAGGGGCGGTGGACGGCGCCGCGGCGGTTCAACTGCTTCGCGTTCTGGGGCGGCGGGGAGATCGATCTGCGCGAGGCGTACTTCGCGGACCGGGAGATCGTCGTCAACGCCGTCGCGATCATGGGCGGGGTGGATGTCGTGGTGCCGCCGGGGGTCGAGGTCGTGGTGCGCGGCGTGGGCATCATGGGCGGCTTCGACCACCGTGAGGAGGGGGTGCCGGGCGAGCCCGGCGCGCCCCGGGTGATCGTGACGGGCCTGGCCTTCTGGGGCGGCGTCGGCGTGCAGCGCAAGCTGCCGCGCTCGGAGAAGCAGCGGCTGCGCGAGGAGCGCCGGCGGGAGAAGCTGGAGCGCAAGGAGAACCGGCGCCGGGAGCTGGAGGGTTCCCGCCGCGACGGGCACGGCCTCCACGACCCGCTGGGCCTGGACCTGCACGGCCGGCCCGAGCGGCAGCCGGAGGAACGAGGGGAACGCGGCCGGGACGGGGACCGCTGAGCGACGGCTCGCGCCGGGGCGGCCCCGGCACGTGCTCCGGCCGCACGGGCCGCATGGGCCGCATGGGCCGCACGGGCTGTACGGGCCGCACGGGCCGCACGGGCTGTACGGGCTGTACGGGCCGCACGGGCCGCACGGGCTGTACGGCCCTGCTCGGCCGGTGAGCCGACGTGGGCGCGGCGCGCGTGCCGCCGTGGCCGGGGCCGCCCGGCGCGGGTCGAGGACCGACGCGCGGCACGCCGACCGTTCACGCGGTCGTCGCGGTCGTCGCGGTCGTCGCGGTGGTCGGGCCGGAGTCCGTGGGGGGCGTCGCGCGCTTGCTGCCGGTGCGGGACCCGCCCGGCGCGGGTGGGGACCGGCGTGCGTGGGGCCCGCCGCCACGGAGGGGCATGGCGCCGATGCCGGGCCCGCCCCCCCGGGACCCGGCGGGCCCCGGGGCCGCTACAGCCGGGCCGGTGCGCTGCCCTTGAGGGTGTCCAGGTCGAAGGTCTCCGCCATCCGTGTGTAGCCCTTGTCGCTCGGGTGGAGGTGGTCGCCGGAGTCGTAGTCCGCGCGGAAGCGGCGCGGGTCGTACGGGTCGCGCAGTGCCTTGTCGAAGTCGGCGACCGCGTCGAACACGTGCCCCGCGCGGATCTCCTCGTTGATCCGCTGCCGTACCGCCTCGCGCGCGTCGGTGTAGCCGCGGTGGCCGCCGAACGGCATCAGGGTCGCGCCGACGACCTTCAGGCCCCGGGCGTGGGCCCGTTCGACCAGGGTGGTCAGGCCCGCCAGGATCCGGTCCGGGTCGGCGGTGCCGGGGTGGCGCAGGATGTCGTTGATGCCGAGGACGACGACGACGGCCTTGACGTTGGTGCGGCCCAGGACGTCGCGGTCGAAGCGGTTCAGGCCACTGGGGTTCTCGGCCGGGCGGCCCAGGCCGTCGGCGAGGACCTGGTTGCCGCTGATGCCCTCGTTGACGACGCTGTGGCGCGGCACGTCCCGCCCGGCCGCGAGCGCGGCGCGCAGCCGGTCGGACAGCACGTCCGGCCAGCGGTTGTTCGCGCCGGTCGTGGAGGTGATCCCGTCGGTCAGCGAGTCGCCGAGGACGACGACGGTGCCGTCCGACTCGTTGCTCAGCACGTCCAGCGCGGTCAGGTACCGCCAGAACGTGCTCTGCCCGGTGTACGCGGCCCCGGTCGTGTCCCGGGTGTGCTCGCCCTCCGCGACGTAGGAGATCTGGCGGGCGTGCGGGTGGTAGGTGACCGGCCCGGACGGGGTGGGGGAGTACGTGGTGACCAGGACGTCGCCGTCGTGCGGCACGGTGATGCGCACGACGTCGCTGATCACCTGCCCGCCGGCCGGGACGACGACCGTCGGACTGCCGGTGAAGGTGAGCTGCCGCATGGTCCGCGCGAGGGCCGCCGCCGTGCCCGGGGACGCGGAGACGGCGATCGAGGCGTGGGTGATGGTCAGCGCGGACTGGCCGTAGAGGTTGGACAGCGTGACGCGGGCAGCGGTGCCGCCGGCGCTCGTGTGGACGACGTTGCGCACCGAGCGGCCCGCGAGGCCGGCCAGCTCCGTGCCGGGCTCGCCGCCGACCGGGGAGGTCGCCCAGGAGGCGACCCAGGTGCCGGTGGAGGCGGGTGCGGCCGGGCCGGGCCGCTCGCCGCGGCCACCGGCGAGGGCGTTGCGGTACGTCGTACCGTCGTCGGCCGCCACACCGACGTAGATGGCGGCGGAAACCGCCACGATCGCGGCGACGATCGCGGCGAGCAGGGCGCGCTGCCTGGCGGGAGGCGCTCCCGCGCCCCCGTCACGACCCCGGGTCATGCTGTTCTGTTCTCCTCGAAAGATGGGAGCCCGAGGCTCCGATCCGGTGATCCCATGATGGGTCATGGGTGGTGGGGAGACCGACCGGACCCCCTGGGTGGCCCCCGGCCCCTAGGTGATGTCCCCGGACATTCCCCCTCCGGACAGACGCCGGGAACTCCTGTGCCGTTCCGGGAGTCGGTCAGGAAGGGACAATGTGTGAGGGATCACCGAGCGGGTGGAGCGGATGGAACAGACCAAAACGGCTGAAACCGGAGACCGGGGCGCCGAAGGGCAGCATGCCCGCACCGGCGCGTTCTCGAACCGCGCCATGACGGCCTTCAGTCCCGCGGACGAGGAGAAGCAGCGCGGGGTGCGCCGGATGAAGCTCACCGCCACCGGACTGCTGCTGTTCGTCGCCCTGGTCTACGTCCTCACCAAGTGGGCCTCCCACCAGGGCGCGGGCCCCTGGGCGGGCTACGTGGCCGCCGCGGCCGAGGCCGGCATGGTCGGCGCGCTCGCCGACTGGTTCGCCGTCACCGCCCTCTTCCGCCGCCCCCTCGGCCTGCCCATCCCGCACACCGCGATCATCCCCACCAAGAAGGACCAGCTCGGCGTCTCCCTCGGCGAGTTCGTCGGTGAGAACTTCCTCTCCGAGGACGTCGTCCGGCTCAGGCTGCGCGCCGTCGGCATCGGCAGCCGGCTCGGCGCCTGGCTCGCCGTCCCGGAACACGCCGACCGGGTCACCGCCGAGCTGTCGGCGGCCCTGCGCGGCGCGCTGACCGTGCTGCGCGACTCCGACGTGCAGGCGGTGGTCGGCGAGGCCATCACCCGTCGCGCCGACGCCCAGGAGATCGCGCCCGGCATGGGCAAGATGCTGGAGAAGATCGTCGCCGACGGCGGGCACAAACGCGCCGTCGACCTCATCGTCACCCGGGCCCACGACTGGCTGGTGCTGCACGGCGACTCCGTGATGGACGCCGTGCAGGGCGGCGCGCCCGGCTGGACCCCCCGGTTCGTGGACCGCAAGGTCGGCGAGCGCGTCTACCGCGAACTGCTGCGCTTCGTCACCGAGATGCGCGACATGCCCGCCCACCCCGCGCGCGGCGCCCTCGACCGCTTCCTCACCGACTTCGCCTCCGACCTGCAGTCCGACACCGACACCCGGGCCCGGATAGAGCGTCTCAAGGGCGAGGTCCTCGGCCGCGACGAGGTGCAGGACCTGATCGCCTCCGCCTGGACCGCCGTACGCTCCATGATCGTCTCCGCGGCGGAGGACGAGCGCAGCGAGCTGCGGCTGCGCGTGCGGGCCTCGCTGCTCTCGCTGGGCGCCCGCATGGCCGCCGACCCCAAGGTGCAGGGCAAGGTCGACGGCTGGGTGGAGGGCGCCGCGGTGTACGTGGTGACCACTTACCGCAAGGAGATCACCTCGCTGATCACGGACACGGTGGCGAGCTGGGACGCCGAGCACACCACGAAGAAGATCGAGGCGAACATCGGCCGCGACCTTCAGTTCATCCGGATCAACGGCACAGTGGTCGGCTCCCTGGCCGGCCTGCTCATCTACACGGTGTCGCGGGCGCTGGGGGCATAGCGCGCGGCGGGACCAGCGGGACCAGCGGGGCGAGCGGGGCGACGGGCCGCTCCGCGCGGCGGAGCGGGACGCCGGCGCGGGGCATGGCACGCCCGGTGTGAGGGGGCGGGCGGCGCGCCCGAAGGGACGGGGCGGGCGGGCGTCGGGGAGGCGGGCGGCCGGGCGGGCGTGAAAGCGCCGGCCCGGGGCATCCGACGGAGGTCGCTTCGCCAGGGAGGGAGCCCATGACCACCGCGCAGTCCGGGACCGGACGCACCATCACCACCAGCATCCCCGCCCGTCTGGACCGCCTGCCGTGGTCCCGCTGGCACTGGACCGTCGTCATCGGTCTCGGCACCGTGTGGATCCTCGACGGCCTGGAGGTCACGGTCGTCGGCAACATCGCCGGCCGCCTGTCCGAGCCGGGCAGCGGACTGCCCATCACCTCGGGCGAGGTCACCGGCATCGCCGCCGCCCTCTACGTGGCCGGTGCCTGCGCGGGCGCCCTGTTCTGGGGCCGCCTGACCGACATCTGGGGCCGCAAGAAGCTCTTCATGATCACCCTCGCGGTCTACCTCGGCGCCACCGCCCTCACCGCGATTGCCTTCGACACCTGGTGGTTCTTCCTCTTCCGCTTCCTCACCGGCTTCGGCATCGGCGGCGAGTACGCGGCCATCAACTCCGCGGTCGACGAGCTGATCCCGGCCCGGTACCGGGGCCGCGTCGACCTGATGATCAACGGCAGCTTCTGGCTGGGCGCGGTGGGCGGTTCCCTGCTGTCGATCCTCGCGCTGGACACGTCGATCTTCCCGGCGGACGTCGGCTGGCGCCTGACCTTCGCCCTCGGCGCCGTCCTCTCCCTGGTCATCCTCCTCGTACGGCGCCACGTCCCGGAAAGCCCCCGCTGGCTGCTGATCCACGGCCGTGACGAGGAAGCGGAACGCATCGTCGGCGAGATCGAGCAGCGGGTCGAGGCCGAGCGGAAGGAGCCGCTGCCCCGCGCGGAGGGCGAACTGACCATCCACCAGCGCAAGAACGTCACGTTCACCGAGATCGCCCGCACCGTCTTCGCCAAGTACCGCAGGCGCTCCGTCCTCGGCTTCTCCCTCTTCATCGGTCAGGCGTTCCTCTACAACGCCATCACCTTCGGCTTCGGCGCGATCCTGACCACGTTCTACGACGTGCCGTCAGGCAGCACCGGCTACTACTTCGCCGTGATCGCGGTCGGCAACTTCCTGGGCCCGCTGCTGCTCGGCAAGCTCTTCGACACGGTCGGCCGCCGGGTGATGATCTCCGGCACGTACCTGCTCTCGGGCATCCTGCTGTTCGGCACGGCCTGGCTCTTCGACCGGGGCTCGCTCGGCGCGACGACCCTCACCGCCTGCTGGTGCGCGGTCCTGTTCTTCGCCTCCGCCGGTGCGAGCAGCGCGTACCTGACGGTCTCCGAGGTCTTCCCCATGGAGACCCGCGCGATGTCCATCGCCTTCTTCTACGCCCTCGGCACCGCCGCGGGCGGCATCAGCGGCCCCCTGCTCTTCGCCGACCTCACCGGCACGGGCAAGGTCGGCGACACGGTCCTCGCCTTCCAGATCGGCGCCGGCCTGATGTGCGCGGCGGGCCTGGTGGCCGCGTTCCTCGCGGTGAAGGCGGAGCGCCGCTCCCTGGAGGACATCGCCACGCCGCTCACGGCGGCGGCGTCCCAGGCGAAGGCGGGGACCCGCCCGGACCTGGACGCGGACGCGGGCCCGGGCTCGCAGCCGGTGACGCCGTGAGCCGGGCGCGACACTTGGCCCCCTCCGTGAGCGGGGTACGGCACCTCGCCCTCTCCGTGAGCCGGGCGCGGCACCTCGCCCCCTCCGTGAGCGGGGTACGGCACCTCGCCCCCTCCGTGAGCCGGGCGCGGCACATCGGTCCCGCCGTCCAGCCGGGCCGGCTCAGCCGTGCCGGTTCAGCCCCGCCGGTCCGCCACCGCCCACGAAGCGAGCGCCACGGCCCCCGCGGCGCCGAACACGGCGGGCCAGGCGCCCACCTTCCTGGCCAGCGGATGCGACCCGGCGAACGCGGCGACGTAGGCCACGGACAGCGCGCCCGCCGCCCTGCCCCCGGCCCGCTCCCGCCACTGCTGCGCCGCAGCGGCCCCGGCGACGGCGAGGACGACCCCGCCCAGCTGCCGCTTCCGGGTCCAGCGGGCCACGCCGTACCCCCCGACGAGTCCGCTCGCGGCCACCACCGAGCTGGGAACCTTCGCCATGCCTGCCTGCCTTCTGCCACGACGCCCGAGGGGGGCGGTCTCTCACCGGCTTCCGAGGCTAACGCCCGGACGGCGTACGGACCGCACGGGGGCGGCCCGGCTCGACTTGAGTCGGAGGTTGTCAAGTTTCCTCCTCCGAGCTATATAAGAAGACGTAGACGAGGGCATCGCACAGATGACACCGCAGAAGGGAGTGGACTGTGATGCTCATGCGTACCGACCCGTTCCGCGAGTTCGACCGGCTCGCGCAGCAGGTCCTCGGTTCGGCCGCCCGTCCCTCGGTGATGCCGATGGACGCCTACCGGGCGGGGGACGACTTCATCGTCCACTTCGACCTCCCCGGCATCGACCCGGAGAGCATCGAACTGGACGTCGAGCGCAACGTCCTCAACGTGCGCGCCGAACGCCGCTCCCCGGCCCCCGAGGACGCGGAGCCGGTGGTCGCCGAACGCCCCACCGGCACCTTCACCCGTCAGCTCTTCCTCGGTGAAACCCTGGACACGGAACGCATCGACGCCTCCTACGACGCCGGCGTGCTGACCCTGCGCATCCCGGTGGCGGAGCAGGCCAAGCCGCGCCGCATCCAGATCACCGGCGGCGGCGGCCGCAGGCAGATCAGCAGCTGACGCAGCACCACGCACCGCGTCCCGCGGACCCCGGCCGTCCACCGGCCGCCCGCGGGGCGCGCCCCCATGCCCGCCCGTCCCGGTGCAGCGGGGCGGACGGCCGAGGCCCCGGAAGAAGGAGAGGAGCCGCACATGACCACGCTGACCACCCCGCGCACGCCCGCACCCGCGAGCCCGCGGCCGGTGATCCCGGCCCCGGAGCGCAGCGACGGCTGGCGCCAACTGATCGACACGGTGAAGGAGTCGGGCCAGTACCCGACGCGGGCGGAGGCGGAAAGCGTCACCCGTGTCGTCCTCTCCGCCCTCGGCGGCCACGTCGTCGGTGACGAACGCGTCGAACTCGCCCGCGCCCTGCCCGAGGAGGCGGCGAGAGTCGTCGCCTCGCAGATCCCGGCGACCCGCAGCCTTACGGCGGCGGAGTTCGTCGACTCGGTCGCGGCCCGCATCGAGGGCGCGACCCCGGCCACGGCCCGCTGGGACGTCAGCTCCGTCCTGAGCGTCCTGCCGGCCCTGGTGGGCGACGCCCTGGTGACCC is a window from the Streptomyces capillispiralis genome containing:
- a CDS encoding Hsp20/alpha crystallin family protein is translated as MLMRTDPFREFDRLAQQVLGSAARPSVMPMDAYRAGDDFIVHFDLPGIDPESIELDVERNVLNVRAERRSPAPEDAEPVVAERPTGTFTRQLFLGETLDTERIDASYDAGVLTLRIPVAEQAKPRRIQITGGGGRRQISS
- a CDS encoding DUF2267 domain-containing protein is translated as MTTLTTPRTPAPASPRPVIPAPERSDGWRQLIDTVKESGQYPTRAEAESVTRVVLSALGGHVVGDERVELARALPEEAARVVASQIPATRSLTAAEFVDSVAARIEGATPATARWDVSSVLSVLPALVGDALVTRVLAHLPPGYALLFGRAELAPAQ
- a CDS encoding MFS transporter; amino-acid sequence: MTTAQSGTGRTITTSIPARLDRLPWSRWHWTVVIGLGTVWILDGLEVTVVGNIAGRLSEPGSGLPITSGEVTGIAAALYVAGACAGALFWGRLTDIWGRKKLFMITLAVYLGATALTAIAFDTWWFFLFRFLTGFGIGGEYAAINSAVDELIPARYRGRVDLMINGSFWLGAVGGSLLSILALDTSIFPADVGWRLTFALGAVLSLVILLVRRHVPESPRWLLIHGRDEEAERIVGEIEQRVEAERKEPLPRAEGELTIHQRKNVTFTEIARTVFAKYRRRSVLGFSLFIGQAFLYNAITFGFGAILTTFYDVPSGSTGYYFAVIAVGNFLGPLLLGKLFDTVGRRVMISGTYLLSGILLFGTAWLFDRGSLGATTLTACWCAVLFFASAGASSAYLTVSEVFPMETRAMSIAFFYALGTAAGGISGPLLFADLTGTGKVGDTVLAFQIGAGLMCAAGLVAAFLAVKAERRSLEDIATPLTAAASQAKAGTRPDLDADAGPGSQPVTP